One Bifidobacterium crudilactis genomic region harbors:
- a CDS encoding nitroreductase family protein, with product MAVESSIVKSLSTRHSEYALTETSPLGNEDVADLIKQVTEQVPSSFNGQSQRVVVLFGDASKKLWDITLKALRGVVPEDQPFESTEQKMAGFASGQGTVLFFDNSEVTNAFAEKFSAYAENFPTWAQQANGMLQISVWTALSEAGLGGSLQHYNPLIDLAVAEEFDIPGTWRLIAQMPFGGVSTRAQAKDKLPIDERVKVIGL from the coding sequence ATGGCAGTTGAAAGCAGCATCGTCAAATCGCTGAGCACCCGGCATTCCGAGTATGCTCTGACCGAAACGTCACCGCTCGGCAACGAAGATGTCGCTGACCTGATCAAGCAGGTCACCGAGCAGGTTCCCAGCTCCTTCAACGGACAGTCGCAGCGCGTGGTGGTGCTCTTCGGTGATGCCAGCAAGAAGCTTTGGGACATCACGCTCAAGGCCCTGCGCGGTGTCGTTCCCGAAGACCAGCCCTTTGAATCGACCGAGCAGAAAATGGCTGGATTCGCATCGGGCCAGGGGACCGTGCTGTTCTTCGACAACTCCGAAGTGACGAACGCATTCGCAGAGAAATTCTCCGCCTATGCGGAAAACTTCCCCACATGGGCACAGCAGGCGAACGGGATGCTCCAGATTTCCGTGTGGACGGCACTGAGCGAGGCCGGTCTTGGCGGCAGCCTGCAGCATTACAATCCCCTGATTGACCTTGCGGTGGCTGAGGAGTTCGATATCCCCGGAACGTGGAGATTGATCGCTCAGATGCCCTTCGGTGGAGTGTCCACTCGCGCCCAGGCCAAAGACAAGCTGCCTATCGACGAGCGGGTCAAGGTCATCGGCCTCTGA
- the rsmD gene encoding 16S rRNA (guanine(966)-N(2))-methyltransferase RsmD, which translates to MRIVSGRFKGFQLTAPKAGTRPTTDRAKEGIFSHLESYGELEGARVLDLYAGTGALGIEALSRGANALVAVESSAQAAALIAGSLKALKRNPSWLQQDTARVVRGTVERFVRSSAPTQEDAPSSGFDVVFMDPPCALGDDEIRDVLASLVTRKVIRGNGVMVVERSTRSPEPVIPEGWDLRQSKQYGETAVYYIERLES; encoded by the coding sequence TTTCAGCTGACCGCTCCCAAGGCGGGTACCCGTCCGACGACCGATCGCGCCAAGGAAGGGATATTCTCGCACCTCGAATCGTATGGTGAGTTGGAGGGGGCGCGGGTTCTCGATCTTTACGCAGGTACCGGTGCTCTGGGGATAGAAGCCTTGTCCCGGGGTGCGAACGCGCTCGTGGCGGTCGAATCCTCCGCTCAGGCTGCGGCGTTGATTGCCGGGTCCTTGAAGGCATTGAAGCGCAACCCCTCGTGGCTCCAGCAGGACACGGCCAGAGTGGTGAGGGGAACTGTTGAGCGTTTTGTGCGTTCATCTGCCCCGACGCAGGAGGATGCGCCATCATCCGGGTTTGACGTGGTGTTCATGGATCCCCCGTGTGCCTTGGGTGACGATGAGATACGCGATGTGCTTGCTTCTCTTGTTACGAGGAAGGTCATCCGGGGGAATGGTGTCATGGTGGTTGAGCGTTCCACCCGTTCGCCCGAACCTGTGATTCCTGAAGGTTGGGATTTGCGGCAAAGCAAGCAATACGGTGAAACAGCCGTGTATTACATCGAGCGGCTCGAAAGCTGA